A window of Syngnathoides biaculeatus isolate LvHL_M chromosome 9, ASM1980259v1, whole genome shotgun sequence contains these coding sequences:
- the LOC133505978 gene encoding arachidonate 12-lipoxygenase, 12R-type-like, producing the protein MVKYEVTVYTGDRVNATTLNSVHIKLVGTDGESDRTRLRSFVIFRGSVSTWTVSCPNSLGELVLIELDKKDVLPLPDDDWFPNKVEVKSPERDVYTFPIYSWISERKTHRYMEGKGSLICVFDETNSLGQYAREQELSQRSKDYEWELYHPGLPYTMKSDGPLSLPDEVKFSFTKAAQFAFTAAVGLAKLKLKGLAHNQENWENLDKINDVLQNKDTPLSDYVQEHWTEDGFFAYQFLNGVNPTLIRRCKTLPENFPVTYEMVSIPNGSSLSKELKEGNIYLCDYKNLDSTPANTIEGMQQFLTAPLVLLHKRPDDKLMPIAIQLKQNPAEDNPIFLPSDSPHDWLTAKIFVRSADFAEHQINAHLLRTHLLAEVFAVSLLRNLPMVHPLYKLLIPHTRYTLQINELARTQLIGPTGVFTLFAASGGEALTKILARSLSSITFRSLCIADDIVDRDLQDVPNFYYRDDGLQLWNIMSKFVQGVIRYYYKSDDEIQRDSELQTWIKDILEYGFLSQPQTGIPQSFTIVPELVKFVTMVMFTCSCQHAAVNNGQYDYGGWMPNTPATLQRRPPTEKGTTSEATVLETLPPINVTVQGIATVWLLSKESSDFIPLGHYPEDHYTEETPRQLQRDFQAKLDVLSNAINNRNEGLEIPYTYLDPKKVENSVAI; encoded by the exons ATGGTGAAATATGAGGTAACCGTCTACACTGGTGACCGTGTCAACGCCACCACGTTGAACAGCGTGCACATTAAGCTGGTGGGAACAGATGGCGAGAGTGACCGCACGCGCCTGAGGTCTTTCGTCATCTTCAGAGGATCA GTGTCTACTTGGACGGTTTCCTGCCCAAACTCTCTTGGGGAGTTGGTTCTGATAGAACTAGACAAAAAAGATGTCTTGCCTTtgcccgatgacgattggttcCCTAACAAGGTGGAAGTCAAATCCCCCGAGCGAGACGTTTACACCTTTCCCATCTACTCCTGGATCAGTGAAAGGAAGACTCACCGCTATATGGAGGGCAAAGGTAGcttgatttgt GTCTTTGATGAAACCAACTCACTTGGTCAGTATGCGAGGGAGCAGGAGCTGAGTCAACGAAGCAAAGACTACGA ATGGGAATTGTATCATCCAGGTTTGCCCTACACCATGAAGTCAGATGGTCCTTTGAGCTTGCCGGATGAGGTCAAGTTCTCCTTCACCAAGGCTGCACAGTTTGCATTTACAGCAGCTGTCGG TTTGGCTAAGCTCAAGCTAAAAGGGTTGGCTCACAACCAGGAAAACTGGGAAAATCTTGACAAAATCAATGACGTTCTCCAGAACAAAGACACCCCCTTATCAG attatGTCCAGGAGCACTGGACGGAAGATGGATTTTTTGCATACCAGTTTCTAAATGGAGTCAATCCCACCTTGATTCGACGTTGCAAAACTCTACCTGAAAATTTCCCTGTGACCTATGAAATGGTCTCCATTCCGAATGGATCAAGCTTGTCGAAGGAGTTGAAG GAAGGCAACATATACCTGTGCGACTACAAGAACCTGGACAGCACGCCGGCCAATACCATTGAAGGGATGCAGCAGTTCTTGACGGCGCCCCTTGTCTTGCTTCATAAAAGACCAGACGACAAGCTGATGCCGATCGCCATCCAG CTGAAGCAGAATCCGGCTGAGGACAACCCGATCTTCCTCCCATCTGACTCCCCACATGACTGGCTGACAGCTAAGATTTTTGTGAGAAGTGCCGATTTTGCAGAGCACCAAATCAATGCGCACTTACTGCGCACTCACCTGCTGGCGGAGGTTTTTGCGGTGTCACTGCTGCGCAATCTGCCAATGGTGCATCCCCTGTACAAG CTCCTCATACCCCACACTCGCTACACTCTGCAGATCAATGAATTAGCTCGGACACAGTTAATAGGACCAACTGGAGTCTTCACCCTG TTTGCAGCTTCTGGTGGAGAGGCTTTGACGAAGATCTTGGCGAGATCGCTGTCCTCAATCACCTTCAGGTCCCTTTGCATCGCTGATGACATTGTCGATCGCGACTTGCAGGATGTCCCCAACTTCTACTACAGAGATGATGGACTCCAACTTTGGAACATTATGTCTAA ATTTGTGCAGGGAGTAATACGGTACTACTACAAGAGCGATGATGAGATCCAGCGAGACTCAGAACTGCAGACTTGGATTAAGGACATTTTGGAATATGGATTTCTTTCCCAGCCACAAACAG GAATCCCTCAGAGTTTCACCATTGTGCCTGAGCTTGTCAAGTTTGTCACCATGGTGATGTTTACTTGTTCATGCCAACATGCAGCTGTAAACAACGGACAG TACGACTACGGTGGCTGGATGCCCAACACCCCGGCAACCCTGCAGCGTCGTCCACCAACAGAAAAAGGGACAACAAGCGAGGCCACAGTGCTGGAGACCCTGCCCCCTATCAATGTGACAGTTCAGGGAATTGCCACAGTCTGGCTACTCAGCAAGGAGTCATCAGACTTT ATCCCTCTCGGACACTACCCAGAAGACCATTACACTGAAGAGACTCCCCGCCAACTGCAAAGGGACTTTCAAGCCAAGCTTGACGTGTTATCGAACGCGATTAACAACAGAAACGAAGGTCTGGAAATCCCGTACACTTATCTTGATCCAAAGAAGGTCGAGAACAGTGTGGCCATCTAA
- the LOC133505977 gene encoding arachidonate 12-lipoxygenase, 12R-type-like, with the protein MVYYEVTVHTGRRVNAASMDCVHVKLVGTNGESPRTWLRPPIICRRLVSTYTVWCPKSLGELVLIELDKRNFLLLPDDAWFPDKVEIKSPERDVYTFPIYSWISDRKVHRYREGKALRIFDETNSLSQYAREQELCQRSKDYDWELYHPGVPYTIKSDGPLSLPDEVQFSFTKTADFAFTAAAGLAELNVKGLVYNQRNWENLDNINYVFCNKDTRLSDYVQEHWTEDGLFAYQFLNGVNPTLIRRCKTLPKNFPVTDDMVFMPDGSSLSKEMKEGNIYLCDYKNLDGMPANTIQGTKQYMMAPLVLLHKRPDNNLMPIAIQLKQTPAEDNPIFLPTDSPYDWLTAKIFVRSADFAEHQINAHLLRTHLLAEVFAVSLLRNLPMVHPLYKLLIPHTRYTLQINELARTQLIGPTGVLTMFAASGREALTKILARSLSSVTFRSLCIPDDIVDRDLQDVPNFYYRDDGLQLWNIMYKFVQGVIQYYYKSDDEIQRDSELQTWIKDIFEYGFLSQTQTGIPQSFTTVPDLVKFVTMVMFTCSCQHAAVNNGQYDYSGWMPNTPATLQGPPPTEKGTTSEATVLETLPPINVTVQGMVTVWLLSKESSDFVPLGHYPEAHFTEATPRQLQRDFKAKLDMLSNAINNRNRCLEIPYTYLDPKKVENSVAI; encoded by the exons ATGGTGTACTACGAGGTAACCGTCCACACCGGCAGACGTGTCAACGCCGCATCCATGGACTGCGTGCACGTTAAGCTGGTGGGAACGAATGGCGAGAGTCCGCGGACGTGGCTGAGGCCTCCGATCATCTGCAGAAGATTA GTGTCGACTTACACGGTTTGGTGTCCAAAGTCCCTCGGAGAGTTGGTTCTGATAGAACTAGACAAACGCAACTTCCTGCTTTTGCCCGACGACGCTTGGTTCCCTGACAAGGTGGAAATCAAATCCCCCGAGCGAGACGTTTACacttttcccatctactcctgGATTAGTGACCGGAAGGTTCATCGCTACAGAGAGGGCAAAG CTCTGAGGATCTTTGATGAAACCAACTCTCTTAGTCAATATGCGAGAGAGCAGGAGCTGTGCCAGCGAAGCAAAGACTACGA CTGGGAATTGTATCATCCAGGTGTGCCCTACACCATAAAGTCAGATGGTCCTTTGAGCTTGCCGGATGAGGTCCAGTTCTCCTTCACCAAGACTGCAGACTTTGCATTCACAGCAGCTGCAGG GTTGGCCGAGCTCAATGTAAAAGGGTTGGTTTACAACCAGAGGAACTGGGAAAATCTTGACAACATCAATTACGTTTTCTGCAACAAAGACACCCGCTTGTCAG ATTACGTCCAGGAGCACTGGACGGAAGATGGATTATTTGCATACCAGTTTCTAAATGGAGTCAATCCCACCTTGATTCGACGTTGCAAAACTCTACCGAAAAATTTCCCTGTGACGGATGACATGGTCTTCATGCCGGATGGATCAAGCTTGTCGAAGGAGATGAAG GAAGGCAACATATACCTGTGTGACTACAAGAACCTGGACGGCATGCCGGCCAACACCATACAAGGGACGAAGCAGTACATGATGGCGCCCCTTGTCTTGCTTCATAAAAGACCCGACAACAACCTGATGCCGATTGCCATCCAG CTGAAGCAGACTCCGGCTGAGGACAACCCCATctttctccccactgactctcCATATGACTGGCTGACAGCTAAGATTTTTGTCAGAAGTGCCGATTTTGCAGAGCACCAAATCAATGCGCATTTACTGCGCACTCACTTGCTGGCGGAGGTTTTTGCGGTGTCACTGCTGCGCAACCTGCCCATGGTGCATCCCCTGTACAAG CTCCTCATACCACACACTCGATACACTCTGCAGATCAATGAATTGGCTCGGACGCAGTTGATCGGACCAACTGGAGTCTTGACCATG TTTGCAGCTTCTGGTAGAGAGGCTTTGACGAAGATCTTGGCGAGATCGCTGTCCTCAGTCACCTTCAGGTCCCTTTGCATCCCTGATGACATTGTCGATCGCGACTTGCAAGATGTCCCCAACTTCTACTACAGAGATGATGGACTGCAACTGTGGAACATTATGTACAA ATTTGTGCAGGGAGTAATACAGTACTACTACAAGAGCGATGATGAGATCCAGCGAGACTCAGAACTGCAGACTTGGATTAAGGACATTTTTGAATATGGATTTCTTTCCCAGACACAAACAG GAATCCCTCAGAGTTTCACCACTGTGCCTGACCTGGTGAAGTTTGTCACTATGGTGATGTTTACTTGTTCATGCCAACATGCAGCTGTAAACAACGGACAG TACGACTATAGTGGTTGGATGCCCAACACCCCGGCAACCCTACAGGGTCCTCCACCAACAGAAAAAGGGACAACAAGCGAGGCCACAGTGCTGGAGACCCTGCCTCCTATCAATGTGACAGTTCAGGGAATGGTCACAGTCTGGCTGCTCAGCAAGGAGTCATCAGACTTT GTCCCTCTCGGACACTACCCAGAAGCCCATTTCACTGAAGCGACTCCCCGCCAACTGCAAAGGGATTTTAAAGCCAAGCTTGACATGTTATCGAACGCCATCAACAACAGAAACCGCTGTCTGGAAATCCCGTACACTTATCTTGACCCAAAGAAGGTCGAGAACAGTGTGGCCATCTAA